The following proteins come from a genomic window of Salvia hispanica cultivar TCC Black 2014 chromosome 4, UniMelb_Shisp_WGS_1.0, whole genome shotgun sequence:
- the LOC125221780 gene encoding replication factor C subunit 2, translating to MASASSSSVGPEIPWVEKFRPTKVSDIVGNQDAVARLQVIARDGNMPNLILAGPPGTGKTTSILALAHELLGPNYREAVLELNASDDRGIDVVRNKIKMFAQKKVTLPPGRHKIIILDEADSMTSGAQQALRRTMEIYSNSTRFGLACNTSSKIIEPIQSRCALVRFSRLSDQEILGRLMVVVAAEKVPYVPEGLEAIIFTADGDMRQALNNLQATNSGFGFVNQENVFKVCDQPHPLHVKNMVRQVIDGKFDDACAGLKQLYDLGYSPTDIITTLFRIIKNYDMPEYLKLEFMKETGFAHMRICDGVGSYLQMSGLLAKLALARETAKAA from the exons ATGGCGTCTGCATCATCGTCGTCGGTGGGGCCAGAGATCCCATGGGTGGAGAAGTTTCGCCCCACTAAGGTGTCTGATATCGTCGGCAATCAAGACGCCGTTGCCCGCCTCCAAGTCATCGCCCGCGATGGCAACATGCCCAATCTTATTTTGGCT GGTCCTCCTGGAACTGGTAAGACTACTAGCATATTGGCTCTTGCTCATGAGCTCCTTGGCCCAAATTATAGAGAGGCAGTCTTGGAGCTAAACGCATCAGATGATAG AGGAATTGATGTTGtgagaaacaaaataaagatgtTTGCCCAGAAGAAAGTTACATTGCCCCCTGGAAGGCACAAGATTATAATTTTGGACGAAGCTGACAG CATGACTTCAGGAGCACAACAAGCTTTGAGAAGGACGATGGAAATATATTCTAACTCTACACGTTTTGGGCTAGCTTGCAACACTTCATCAAAGATTATTGAGCCTATTCAGAGTCGCTGTGCTCTTGTTCGATTTTCTAGACTATCCGATCAAGAGATCCTTGGACGTCTCATGGTGGTGGTTGCAGCTGAAAAG GTACCTTATGTTCCAGAAGGTCTTGAAGCAATTATTTTTACTGCTGACGGTGATATGAGGCAAGCATTGAACAACTTGCAAGCCACAAATAGTGGATTTGGGTTTgttaatcaagaaaatgttTTCAAG GTTTGTGATCAGCCCCATCCCTTGCATGTCAAAAATATGGTACGCCAAGTTATTGATGGGAAATTCGACGATGCTTGTGCTGGATTGAAGCAGCTCTATGATTTGGGCTATTCACCAACTGATATCATTACCACTCTATTCCGAATCATAAAAAACTATGATATGCCTGAGTATCTGAAGTTGGAATTTATGAAG GAGACAGGATTTGCTCATATGAGGATCTGTGATGGAGTTggttcatatcttcaaatgtCCGGTTTGCTCGCAAAGCTTGCATTGGCCCGAGAAACAGCCAAAGCAGCTTAA